CCTCAAGTCCTTCCTGAACTACACCGTCAGCGCCGACGGCCAGCAGGCCATCGGTGCGGTCGGCTACGTGCCGCTGCCGACCGAGCTCGCGGCCAAGGTCAAGACCCAGATCGACGCCCTGGCCTGAGCCCGGGCGACGACCGGCCGGGCGGCCCCCGAAGGAGGGGGGAGGGGCCGCCCGGCCGGGGTGTCCGTCGCAGCGCACCACCCACCACGAGAACGTCCGGGGCACCGCCGCCATGGTGCCGCCCTCCGCGGGGCAGCGCCGCCAGACCGGAGTAAACGACCATGACTTCTGCACCCCCCGCCGACGCGCGGGGACGGACTCGACGCAGCCGGGGCGACAGCCGCCGCGGCGACAGCGTGTTCTTCAACCTCTCCCGGGGCTCGGGCATCCTGCTGCTGGTCATCATGGCCGCCATCGCGGGCTTCCTCGCCTACCGCTCCTTCCTCGCGCTGGGCAAGAACGAGGGCAACTTCCTCACCACCTTCGAGTGGGCCCCGGACGGCGTGAAGCCGGTGTTCGGCATCGCCGTCCTCACCTTCGGAACGCTGGTCAGCGCGTTGATCGCGATGGTGATCGCGGTGCCGGTCGCGGTCGGCATCGCGCTGTTCATCTCGCACTACGCGCCGCGCCGGATCGCCCAGCCGTTCGCCTACCTGGTGGACCTGCTGGCCGCCGTCCCGTCCATCGTCTACGGCCTGTGGGGCGTGCTGTTCCTCGTCCCGCACATGGACGGCCTGACCAGCTGGATGGACCAGTACCTCGGCTGGACGTACGTCTTCGACCAGTCCAGCACCGGCGTCCCGGCCCGCAACCTGTTCACCGTCGGCGTGCTGCTCGCGATCATGGTGCTGCCGATCATCACCGCCGTCACCCGCGAGGTGTTCCGGCAGGTCCCGCGGATGCACGAGGAGGCGGCGCTCGCCCTCGGCGCGACCCGCTGGGAGATGATCCGCACCGCGGTGCTGCCCTTCGGCCGCCCGGGCATCATCTCCGCGTCGATGCTCGGCCTGGGCCGCGCGCTCGGCGAGACCATCGCGGTCGCCACCGTGCTCTCCACCAACAGCGTGCTGTCGCTGCACCTGCTCGACCCGGGCGGCGGCACCTTCGCGGAGAACATCGCGCTGAAGTTCAACGAGGCCCAGCCGCTGGGCCGGGACGCCCTGATGGCCTCCGGCCTGGTCCTGTTCGTCATCACCCTGCTGGTGAACGGCGCGGCCCGCATGATCATCGCCCGTCGCAAGGAGTACTCGGGGGCCGCCGCGTGACCACCGCCACCATCACCGACGCCACGCCGCCCCAGCTCGGCCACCGGCTGACCGCGGCCCGGCTGCCCCGCTGGGCGCCGGCCGGCATCACCGCCCTCTCGATCGCGCTGGGCTGCGGCATCGGCGCCGCCGCCGGGCTGGAGAGCCACCTGCAGTGGGGCCTGATCTCCGCGCTGCTGTTCCTGGTGGTCAGCTACGGCGTCTCGGCCGCCGTCGAGGGCCGCCGGCAGGCCCGGGACCGGTTCGCCACCTCGCTGATCTGGGTCTCCTTCATCTGCGCCGTGGTGCCGCTGGTCTCGCTGACGGTGTACACCGTCCAGCAGGGCATCGGCGCGATCGACGGCAACTTCCTCACCCACTCGATGAAGGGCGTCGCCGCGACCCTCAGCCCGGACGGCGGCATCTACCACGCCATCATCGGCACCATCGAGCAGGTCCTGCTGGCCACCCTGATCGCCGCGCCGATCGGCCTGCTCACCGCCGTCTACCTGGTGGAGTACGGCCGCGGCCGGCTCGCCAAGGCGGTCACCTTCTTCGTCGACGTCATGACCGGCATCCCGTCGGTCGTCGCCGGCCTGTTCGTCCTGTCGCTCTGGAACATCGTGCTGGGCTTCCAGTACTCCGGCTTCTCGGGCAGCCTCGCGCTGGCGATCCTGATGATGCCGGTCGTGGTCCGCTCGACCGAGGAGATGCTCAAGCTCGTCCCGAACGAGCTGCGCGAGGCCTCGTACGCGCTCGGTGTGCCCAGGTGGAAGACCATCCTGCGGATCGTCCTGCCCACGGCCGTGGGCGGCATCACCACCGGTGTGATGCTGGCGGTCGCCCGCATCACCGGCGAGACCGCCCCCGTGATGATGCTGGTGTTCGGCGCCGACTTCATCAACAGCGACCCGTTCAACGGACCGCAGCAGTCGCTCCCGCTCTACATCTGGCAGCAGTACTCGCAGATCAACAACGACTACGGGTACCAGCGGGCCTGGGGCGCGGCCCTGGTGCTGATCGCCTTCGTGATGGCACTCAACCTCGTCGCCCGGGGCATCGCGCGCTGGCGCTCGCCCAAGGGCGGGCACTGACACCGACTGACGTACGAACAGACGAGAGAAGACGAAAGACCATGGCCAAGCGCATCGACGTCAGCGGACTGTCCGCCTACTACGGTTCCACCCGCGCCATCGAGGACATCTCGATGACCATCGAGCCCCGCTCGGTGACCGCGTTCATCGGCCCCTCGGGCTGCGGCAAGTCCACCTTCCTGCGCACCCTCAACCGGATGCACGAGGTCATCCCCGGCGCCCGGGTCGAGGGCAAGGTGCTGCTGGACGACGAGAACCTGTACGGCACCAACGTCGACCCGGTCGCCGTCCGCCGCTCGGTCGGCATGGTGTTCCAGCGCCCCAACCCGTTCCCCACCATGTCGATCTACGACAACGTGGTGGCCGGCCTCCGGCTCGCCGGGGTGAAGAAGAAGTCCGTGCTGGACGGCGTGGTGGAGAAGTCCCTCCAGGGCGCCAACCTGTGGAACGAGGTCAAGGACCGCCTGGGCAAGCCCGGCGCGGGCCTGTCCGGCGGCCAGCAGCAGCGCCTGTGCATCGCCCGGGCGATCGCGGTGGAGCCCGAGGTGCTGCTGATGGACGAGCCCTGCTCGGCCCTCGACCCGATCTCCACCCTCGCCATCGAGGACCTGATCGGCGAGCTCAAGTCGCAGTTCACCATCGTGATCGTGACCCACAACATGCAGCAGGCGGCCCGGGTCTCCGACCGCACCGCGTTCTTCAACCTGGCGGGCGTCGGCCAGCCCGGCAAGCTGGTCGAGCTGGACGACACCCAGCGGATCTTCTCCAACCCGTCGGTCCAGGCCACCGAGGACTACATCTCCGGCCGCTTCGGCTGATCGGCCCCGCGCCGCACGAACCGCTCCGCGGCGCTGCATGGCGGTGCCGCCGCGGAGTCAGGAAGGGCCCGCCCCCGTGCTGTGGGGGCGGGCCCTTCCGCCGTCGGCCGGGCGGGAGCTAGAGGACCAGCAGGTTCACGATCCCGTACACCGCGGCGGCCACGATCGCCGCCGCCGGCATCGTGATGAACCAGCCCATCACGATGTTCTTCGCCACCCCCCAGCGGACCGCGCGGACCCGCTTGGTGGCGCCCACGCCCATGATCGCCGAGGTGATCACGTGGGTGGTGGAGATCGGCGCCGCGTAGACGAACGAGGTGACGTACATGACCGCGGAGGCGGTCGCCTCGGCGGCGAAGCCCTGCGGCGGGTCCAGCTCGATGATCTTCCGGCCCAGGGTGCGCATGATCCGCCAGCCGCCCGCGTAGGTGCCCAGCGAGAGCATCGTGGCGCAGGAGAGCTTCACCCAGATCGGGATGCCGTTGCCGGACTGGTGGCCGGAGATGGTCAGCGCCATCACCACGATGCCCATGGTCTTCTGGGCGTCCTGCAGGCCGTGCGCCAGCGCCATCGCGGCCGCCGAGGCGGTCTGCGCGACCCGGAAGTTGCGCTTGGCCCGGTGCGGGTTGGCCCGGCGGAAGATCCACAGGATCGCCAGCATCACCAGGAAGCCGCCGACCAGGCCGACCACCGGCGAGACGATCATCGGGACGATGATCTTGTCGATCACGCCGTGCCAGACCACCCCGATGCCGCCCGCCAGCGCCGCGCCCACCATGCCGCCGAACAGCGCGTGCGAGGAGGAGGACGGCAGGCCGAAGTACCAGGTGACCAGGTTCCAGGTGATCGCCCCGACCAGGGCCGCGAACAGGATCGCCATGCCCTTGCTGCCGGTCGGGGTCTCGATGATCCCCTCGGAGACGGTCTTCGCGACCCCGCTGCCGAGGAAGGCGCCCGCCAGGTTCATCACCGCGGCCATCGCCAGGGCCGCCCGCGGGGTCAGCGCCCGGGTGGAGACCGAGGTGGCGATCGCGTTGGCGGAGTCGTGGAAGCCGTTCGTGTACGTGAAGAAGAAAGCGACGCCGATGACGACGATCAGTGCTGCCATGTCCACGGAGGTCAGGACTCCTTGACGGCGATGGTCTCCACCGTGTTGGCCACGTGCTCGAACGCGTCGGCGGCCTCTTCGAGGACGTCCACGACCTGCTTGAGCTTCAGCACCTCGATCGCCTCGTACTGGCCGGAGAACAGGTGGGCCAGCAGCTTGCGGTGGATCTGGTCCGCCTGGTTCTCCAGCCGGTTGACCTCGATCCAGTACTCGGTGAGGTTCGACATCGACCGCAGGTTGGGCATCGCCCCCGCGGTCAGCTCGGCCGCCCGGGCCAGCACCTCGATCTGCTGCTCGATGCCCTTCGGGAGGACCTCGATGTCGTACAGGACGACCAGGTCGACGGCCTCCTCCATGA
The window above is part of the Kitasatospora sp. NA04385 genome. Proteins encoded here:
- the pstC gene encoding phosphate ABC transporter permease subunit PstC; this encodes MTSAPPADARGRTRRSRGDSRRGDSVFFNLSRGSGILLLVIMAAIAGFLAYRSFLALGKNEGNFLTTFEWAPDGVKPVFGIAVLTFGTLVSALIAMVIAVPVAVGIALFISHYAPRRIAQPFAYLVDLLAAVPSIVYGLWGVLFLVPHMDGLTSWMDQYLGWTYVFDQSSTGVPARNLFTVGVLLAIMVLPIITAVTREVFRQVPRMHEEAALALGATRWEMIRTAVLPFGRPGIISASMLGLGRALGETIAVATVLSTNSVLSLHLLDPGGGTFAENIALKFNEAQPLGRDALMASGLVLFVITLLVNGAARMIIARRKEYSGAAA
- the pstA gene encoding phosphate ABC transporter permease PstA; its protein translation is MTDATPPQLGHRLTAARLPRWAPAGITALSIALGCGIGAAAGLESHLQWGLISALLFLVVSYGVSAAVEGRRQARDRFATSLIWVSFICAVVPLVSLTVYTVQQGIGAIDGNFLTHSMKGVAATLSPDGGIYHAIIGTIEQVLLATLIAAPIGLLTAVYLVEYGRGRLAKAVTFFVDVMTGIPSVVAGLFVLSLWNIVLGFQYSGFSGSLALAILMMPVVVRSTEEMLKLVPNELREASYALGVPRWKTILRIVLPTAVGGITTGVMLAVARITGETAPVMMLVFGADFINSDPFNGPQQSLPLYIWQQYSQINNDYGYQRAWGAALVLIAFVMALNLVARGIARWRSPKGGH
- the pstB gene encoding phosphate ABC transporter ATP-binding protein PstB, with protein sequence MAKRIDVSGLSAYYGSTRAIEDISMTIEPRSVTAFIGPSGCGKSTFLRTLNRMHEVIPGARVEGKVLLDDENLYGTNVDPVAVRRSVGMVFQRPNPFPTMSIYDNVVAGLRLAGVKKKSVLDGVVEKSLQGANLWNEVKDRLGKPGAGLSGGQQQRLCIARAIAVEPEVLLMDEPCSALDPISTLAIEDLIGELKSQFTIVIVTHNMQQAARVSDRTAFFNLAGVGQPGKLVELDDTQRIFSNPSVQATEDYISGRFG
- a CDS encoding inorganic phosphate transporter is translated as MDMAALIVVIGVAFFFTYTNGFHDSANAIATSVSTRALTPRAALAMAAVMNLAGAFLGSGVAKTVSEGIIETPTGSKGMAILFAALVGAITWNLVTWYFGLPSSSSHALFGGMVGAALAGGIGVVWHGVIDKIIVPMIVSPVVGLVGGFLVMLAILWIFRRANPHRAKRNFRVAQTASAAAMALAHGLQDAQKTMGIVVMALTISGHQSGNGIPIWVKLSCATMLSLGTYAGGWRIMRTLGRKIIELDPPQGFAAEATASAVMYVTSFVYAAPISTTHVITSAIMGVGATKRVRAVRWGVAKNIVMGWFITMPAAAIVAAAVYGIVNLLVL
- a CDS encoding DUF47 domain-containing protein, with product MRFSLTPKETSFYDMFAAAAENLVVGSKLLLELLGSDVSARAEIVERMRAAEHAGDDTTHAIFHQLNSSFITPFDREDIYNLASSLDDIMDFMEEAVDLVVLYDIEVLPKGIEQQIEVLARAAELTAGAMPNLRSMSNLTEYWIEVNRLENQADQIHRKLLAHLFSGQYEAIEVLKLKQVVDVLEEAADAFEHVANTVETIAVKES